In the genome of Coraliomargarita algicola, one region contains:
- a CDS encoding alpha-galactosidase, producing MHIHYDVTQSQFSLQAGNATYALKVSKQGLLQHVYWGPQLSTSGTGPSSVPIQERGYTPNLAGAPNGISLDTLPQEFPTYGNSDFREPAFEIFQPETGSRILSLRYNSHTISEGKPKLEGLPSTYVECVEDAETLTILLEDARLQLQVELHYTVFPKHPIITRSARILNKGNQNLEIRRALSASVDFDAELSDYKFVQLSGAWIRERDAHFSTLRPGVQAISSQRGTSSHQQNPFFALAEKGANETDGSVYAYNLIYSGNFLAQVEQDQFQCVRAQIGINPFDFTWQLKPGSSFQAPEVVMTYAADGLGGMSRAMHRFYRQHLLPIAWRDQPRPILLNNWEATYFDFDANKIESIATSGAELGVELFVLDDGWFGHRDDDRTSLGDWVVDHNKLPDGLENLAQKVKAQGIEFGLWFEPEMVSPDSELYRSHPDWCIHVPDRPRTESRNQLVLDFSRSEVRDAIYARIAKILYEVPITYVKWDMNRHLTELGSLRLDATQQQETAHRFVLGLYEIMGRFNQEFPHILFEGCSGGGGRFDPGILAYMPQIWTSDNSDAISRLRIQYGTSLAYPLSTIAAHVSAVPNHQVGRTTPLRTRGHVACTGAFGYELDLGTLTEAEKSEVCSQIEFYKTVRPLLISGDLYRLKSPYESQEAAWMIVSEDRHEALVTHVTVLNEPNAPARRLKLQGLSSEIKYSVRADGDSYTVSGDVLMHQGLFVPQASSDFESIQWLVQAL from the coding sequence ATGCACATCCATTACGACGTCACGCAATCTCAATTTTCACTGCAAGCTGGCAACGCCACTTACGCGCTCAAAGTATCGAAACAAGGTCTCCTCCAACACGTTTACTGGGGTCCGCAGCTTTCAACGTCGGGTACCGGTCCGAGCTCTGTCCCGATTCAAGAGCGCGGCTATACACCAAACCTTGCTGGTGCACCGAATGGCATCAGTCTGGATACACTTCCCCAAGAATTTCCAACTTATGGAAACTCGGATTTCAGAGAGCCTGCTTTCGAAATTTTCCAGCCTGAAACCGGCTCTCGAATTCTGTCGCTCCGCTACAACTCACATACGATCTCAGAAGGCAAACCCAAGTTGGAAGGCTTGCCATCGACTTATGTGGAGTGCGTTGAAGATGCCGAAACGCTGACAATCTTATTGGAAGATGCACGGCTTCAGTTACAAGTAGAGCTGCACTATACTGTTTTCCCAAAACATCCGATCATCACGCGATCCGCACGGATTCTCAACAAGGGAAACCAAAACCTGGAAATTCGACGAGCACTCTCCGCTTCAGTCGATTTCGACGCGGAGCTTTCCGACTACAAATTCGTTCAATTATCCGGGGCCTGGATTCGTGAGCGGGATGCACATTTCTCAACGCTAAGACCGGGTGTCCAGGCAATTTCCAGTCAACGTGGCACCAGCAGCCACCAGCAAAATCCATTTTTCGCACTTGCCGAAAAGGGAGCCAATGAAACCGATGGCTCCGTCTACGCTTATAATCTGATCTACAGCGGTAACTTTCTCGCTCAAGTGGAGCAGGACCAATTTCAATGCGTCCGCGCTCAAATAGGCATCAATCCCTTCGATTTCACATGGCAGTTAAAACCAGGAAGTTCTTTCCAAGCACCAGAAGTTGTCATGACATACGCAGCCGATGGACTGGGAGGCATGTCGCGGGCGATGCACCGATTTTATCGTCAACACTTACTCCCAATCGCCTGGCGTGATCAACCTCGCCCAATTCTGCTCAACAATTGGGAAGCGACGTATTTTGATTTCGATGCCAATAAAATCGAATCGATCGCAACCAGTGGTGCCGAACTCGGCGTCGAATTATTCGTCCTGGATGATGGCTGGTTTGGCCACAGGGATGATGACCGCACCTCTCTGGGCGATTGGGTCGTCGATCACAATAAATTACCTGATGGACTCGAGAATCTCGCCCAAAAAGTCAAAGCTCAAGGCATTGAATTCGGCCTGTGGTTTGAACCCGAAATGGTGTCGCCCGACAGCGAACTCTATCGGTCACATCCGGATTGGTGCATCCATGTGCCCGATCGCCCCAGAACCGAAAGCCGAAACCAGCTGGTGCTCGATTTTTCGCGCAGCGAAGTTCGTGATGCGATCTATGCGCGTATCGCCAAAATCCTCTATGAGGTCCCGATTACCTATGTCAAATGGGACATGAACCGCCATCTAACTGAGCTGGGTTCGCTTCGTTTGGACGCCACTCAACAACAGGAAACGGCCCACCGATTCGTTTTGGGGCTCTACGAAATCATGGGCCGGTTCAATCAAGAATTCCCCCACATTCTATTCGAAGGCTGTTCGGGAGGGGGCGGGCGCTTTGATCCGGGCATCCTGGCTTACATGCCTCAAATATGGACCAGTGATAATTCGGATGCGATCTCCCGCCTACGGATTCAATACGGCACCAGCTTAGCCTATCCCTTGAGCACAATCGCCGCTCACGTCTCGGCAGTGCCGAACCACCAGGTCGGCCGCACGACACCGCTGCGCACTCGGGGGCATGTCGCTTGCACCGGAGCCTTCGGCTACGAACTGGATTTAGGCACCTTAACGGAAGCAGAGAAATCCGAGGTTTGCAGCCAGATCGAATTCTACAAAACGGTTCGTCCCTTGCTCATCTCTGGCGATCTCTACCGCTTGAAAAGCCCCTACGAATCACAGGAAGCCGCATGGATGATCGTCTCCGAAGACAGGCACGAGGCCCTCGTCACACACGTCACTGTGCTGAATGAACCCAATGCACCCGCGCGCCGCCTCAAATTACAAGGCCTGTCCTCAGAAATAAAATACAGCGTCCGGGCTGACGGGGATTCATACACGGTCAGCGGCGATGTCCTCATGCATCAAGGGCTGTTTGTTCCGCAGGCCAGCAGTGACTTTGAAAGCATTCAGTGGCTCGTTCAGGCCTTGTAA
- a CDS encoding sodium:solute symporter family protein: MLSIDYFVLAIYLAGIFGVGLFLSSKNKSSADMFAAGGESPWWTSGLSSFMTMFSAGTFVVWGGIAYQHGLVAVVINLCYGVAALLVGFFVAGHWKRMGVKTPAEFIELRFGASAVQFYTWAMMIFRIVGVAVSLYSLSIVLVAMMPLADGNPLQDPTTGNLSLMWAIVIFGGIVVIYTMAGGLWAVLMTDVLQFIVLNLAVLFIVPLAFGQVGGVSAFLEKAPEGFFALTSDKYTMFFLVGWVVIHFFMIGAEWAFAQRFICVSSEKDAKKSCFLFGGLYLCSPILWLLPPMIYRTMDPNADPQEAYILACRAVLPAGMVGLMVAAMFSATASMVSSQLNVFAGVLTDEIYRRVFRPSSSEKHLVNVGRLFTIALGAVLIAVSLLIPYLGGAEKVVVAITSLMVGPLLAPTIWGLFSRRIGIRAIWMTVAISFILGLILKLGLGANGWLLSGSTIALAEWIQANGTTVDLIIGVLIPVSILTTMHYWRGETSIGWIRVQKQVSDVIAAGKVTEASALPAIIVGGCLLVCALLMFGLIPFNESGHGILAVFGAVLLCISGSIFLFIKTQKRRTLE; the protein is encoded by the coding sequence ATGCTCTCAATTGATTACTTTGTGCTCGCTATTTATCTCGCCGGAATTTTCGGGGTGGGGCTATTTTTGTCGTCTAAAAACAAGAGCTCGGCGGATATGTTTGCCGCCGGCGGGGAGTCCCCTTGGTGGACTTCCGGACTGAGTTCTTTTATGACGATGTTCTCAGCGGGAACTTTTGTTGTCTGGGGAGGGATTGCCTACCAGCACGGGTTAGTCGCAGTCGTCATCAATCTTTGTTATGGTGTGGCTGCGTTGCTGGTAGGTTTTTTCGTCGCGGGGCACTGGAAGCGAATGGGGGTGAAGACACCGGCCGAGTTTATCGAACTGCGTTTCGGCGCTTCTGCGGTGCAGTTTTATACGTGGGCGATGATGATCTTCCGGATTGTTGGAGTGGCGGTGTCGCTCTATTCATTGTCAATCGTCCTGGTGGCGATGATGCCACTGGCGGATGGAAACCCTTTGCAAGATCCGACGACGGGTAATCTCTCACTCATGTGGGCGATCGTTATTTTCGGTGGGATCGTCGTGATTTACACCATGGCCGGTGGACTTTGGGCGGTGCTGATGACGGATGTCTTGCAGTTCATTGTATTGAATTTAGCCGTGCTCTTCATCGTGCCGCTTGCTTTCGGCCAAGTCGGCGGGGTGAGTGCCTTTTTAGAGAAAGCTCCCGAAGGATTTTTTGCCTTAACCAGTGATAAATACACGATGTTCTTTCTCGTTGGTTGGGTGGTGATCCATTTCTTTATGATTGGAGCGGAATGGGCTTTTGCTCAACGCTTTATCTGTGTATCGAGTGAGAAGGATGCGAAGAAGAGCTGTTTTTTGTTTGGAGGACTCTACCTGTGTAGTCCCATACTGTGGCTCCTGCCGCCGATGATCTATCGCACCATGGATCCAAATGCGGATCCGCAGGAGGCTTACATTCTGGCCTGTCGGGCGGTGCTTCCGGCCGGGATGGTGGGACTGATGGTCGCTGCAATGTTTTCCGCGACCGCGAGTATGGTGAGCTCACAGCTCAATGTGTTTGCTGGTGTGCTAACAGATGAAATTTATCGTCGGGTCTTTCGACCGAGTTCGAGCGAGAAGCACCTCGTGAATGTTGGGCGTCTTTTTACCATCGCCTTAGGGGCTGTGCTCATCGCTGTGTCGCTTTTAATTCCCTACTTGGGGGGGGCGGAAAAGGTGGTTGTCGCAATTACCAGTTTGATGGTGGGGCCTTTGCTGGCACCGACGATTTGGGGATTGTTTAGTCGGCGTATCGGGATTCGCGCGATTTGGATGACGGTGGCGATCAGCTTTATTTTAGGGCTGATTCTTAAACTTGGGCTCGGCGCCAATGGTTGGTTGCTTTCGGGATCGACCATCGCGTTGGCTGAATGGATTCAAGCGAATGGCACCACCGTAGATCTCATCATCGGAGTGCTCATTCCTGTTAGTATTTTGACCACTATGCATTACTGGCGTGGGGAAACCTCGATTGGTTGGATTCGTGTGCAGAAGCAGGTCAGTGATGTGATTGCCGCCGGTAAAGTGACCGAGGCCAGCGCCTTGCCCGCCATCATCGTGGGAGGCTGTTTGCTGGTCTGCGCGCTGCTCATGTTTGGGCTCATCCCCTTTAATGAGTCGGGGCATGGAATCCTCGCGGTCTTTGGAGCAGTGCTCCTGTGCATTTCCGGTTCGATCTTTCTCTTTATTAAAACTCAAAAACGACGAACTCTTGAATGA
- a CDS encoding FAD-dependent oxidoreductase — protein MIISEPTSERALKKIQLEADLTIVGGGLAGTCAAITAAREGVKVVLVQDRPVLGGNASSEVRLWALGATSHQGNNNRWSREGGVIDEIAVENLWRNREGNPLYFDSLLLEKVRAEPNITLLLNTAMVGLDKDGPDRIKTIHAFCSQNSTLYDVTSLLFCDASGDGIVGYLAGAAYRVGAEKADEFDEAFAPAESYGELLGHTIYFYGKDTGEPVKYVAPDFALKDIKAIPRHDQIEVKQYGCALWWLEYGGRMDTVHDTEEIKWELWKVAYGVWDYIKNSGKFPEAETQTLEWIGTIPGKRESRRFEGDLMMSQSDIVEQKRFDDAVSFGGWAIDLHPADGLYSADSGCHQFHSKGVYQIPYRTMYSRNVDNLFTAGRLISSSHVAFGSTRVMMTCAHNAQAVGMAAAMCQEGGFNPRDLLEKDQMQALQRRLRRSGQYIPHLELPEDREDLFHSAQVKVSSEAQLASFSQSKHLATMDCARALLLPAQPGVLPEMTFYFSSKSDQTLEVQLRRSSLAGNYTPDDILETLSLLIPEGEAMAVTAKFSAKIAEFEYVFVCLMACPGVEIVQSEMHHTGVMPLVHTANKKVAKDAVQRPPVGAGFNCFEFWLPERRPVGKLPAVTFNPPLSCFGADQLRNDYARPFIQSNAWMADLSDEKPTLELIWDGLKKVQKVVIFFDVDYDHAMETVQWHHAEDAMPFCVKHYRLYAGVGQLLAEDCENYQGRVELNLREPVETNRLKLELLDTHGAPASIFSIQVYSV, from the coding sequence ATGATTATTTCTGAACCAACATCGGAGCGTGCGCTCAAAAAAATCCAACTTGAAGCCGACCTCACCATCGTGGGCGGGGGGCTTGCAGGCACCTGTGCGGCGATCACTGCTGCGCGTGAAGGAGTCAAAGTGGTCTTGGTTCAGGACCGACCTGTCTTAGGTGGTAATGCCTCGTCCGAGGTCCGTCTCTGGGCCCTTGGGGCGACTTCACACCAGGGGAATAATAATCGCTGGTCCCGCGAGGGCGGAGTGATCGATGAGATTGCTGTTGAGAATCTGTGGCGCAACCGCGAAGGTAATCCGCTTTATTTTGATTCCTTGCTCTTGGAGAAAGTGAGAGCCGAGCCGAATATTACCTTGTTGCTGAACACCGCGATGGTGGGCTTGGACAAAGATGGTCCGGACCGGATCAAAACGATTCACGCGTTTTGTAGTCAAAACAGCACGCTCTACGATGTGACTTCGCTACTCTTTTGCGACGCATCCGGAGATGGAATTGTTGGCTACTTAGCGGGCGCGGCTTACCGTGTCGGTGCTGAAAAGGCGGATGAGTTTGATGAAGCGTTTGCTCCCGCGGAAAGCTATGGTGAGTTGCTCGGGCACACCATTTATTTTTACGGTAAGGACACGGGCGAACCGGTTAAATATGTGGCTCCGGACTTTGCATTGAAGGACATCAAAGCGATCCCGCGTCATGATCAAATCGAAGTGAAGCAATATGGCTGCGCGCTATGGTGGCTGGAATATGGCGGCCGTATGGATACCGTGCACGACACCGAGGAGATCAAATGGGAACTCTGGAAGGTGGCATACGGCGTATGGGATTACATCAAAAATTCGGGAAAATTTCCAGAAGCGGAGACTCAGACCCTAGAATGGATCGGTACGATCCCTGGAAAGCGGGAAAGCCGTCGCTTTGAAGGCGACCTGATGATGAGCCAATCCGATATCGTGGAGCAAAAGCGTTTTGACGATGCCGTCTCCTTTGGAGGTTGGGCGATTGATTTACACCCGGCAGATGGCCTGTATAGTGCGGATTCCGGTTGTCATCAGTTTCATAGTAAAGGGGTGTATCAGATTCCGTATCGGACGATGTATAGCCGCAATGTGGACAACCTCTTTACTGCAGGGCGTCTAATCTCGTCTTCGCATGTCGCTTTTGGTTCGACTCGTGTGATGATGACCTGTGCTCACAATGCCCAGGCGGTCGGGATGGCGGCGGCGATGTGCCAAGAGGGCGGCTTTAATCCGCGTGACTTGCTCGAGAAGGATCAGATGCAGGCTTTGCAACGTCGCTTGCGGCGTTCGGGACAATATATTCCGCACCTTGAACTGCCTGAAGATCGTGAAGACTTGTTTCACTCCGCGCAGGTGAAGGTGTCCAGCGAGGCTCAGTTAGCAAGTTTTTCACAGTCCAAGCATTTGGCAACGATGGACTGTGCCCGCGCTTTATTGCTACCCGCTCAGCCGGGTGTCTTGCCGGAAATGACTTTTTACTTTAGTTCGAAATCGGATCAGACGCTGGAGGTGCAATTGCGCCGTTCGAGTCTCGCAGGTAATTATACACCAGACGACATTTTGGAAACGCTCTCTCTTTTGATCCCGGAAGGCGAAGCGATGGCAGTGACTGCCAAGTTTAGTGCTAAAATCGCCGAGTTCGAGTATGTTTTTGTCTGTCTAATGGCATGCCCGGGAGTGGAAATTGTTCAATCCGAGATGCATCACACCGGAGTGATGCCTCTCGTGCACACAGCCAATAAAAAAGTGGCTAAGGATGCGGTGCAAAGGCCCCCGGTCGGTGCTGGTTTTAACTGCTTCGAGTTCTGGTTGCCGGAAAGGCGTCCCGTGGGCAAACTTCCTGCGGTGACTTTTAACCCGCCCTTGAGTTGTTTTGGCGCGGACCAATTGCGGAATGACTACGCGCGTCCATTTATTCAATCTAATGCCTGGATGGCCGATCTTAGCGACGAAAAGCCAACACTTGAATTGATCTGGGATGGCCTCAAGAAAGTTCAGAAAGTCGTCATCTTCTTTGATGTCGATTACGATCATGCCATGGAGACGGTCCAGTGGCATCATGCGGAAGATGCCATGCCTTTCTGTGTGAAGCATTATCGTCTGTATGCCGGAGTGGGCCAATTATTGGCCGAGGACTGCGAAAACTATCAAGGGCGTGTTGAGTTGAATCTACGCGAGCCAGTTGAAACGAATCGATTGAAATTAGAGCTCTTGGATACTCATGGAGCCCCTGCCTCGATCTTCTCCATACAAGTGTATTCAGTCTAA
- a CDS encoding GDSL-type esterase/lipase family protein produces MMKFLSIFICLMSMCGSLHASPPVEITVLALGDSITEGGEHFVCYRKFLSKMLKAQRMPYTFIGPKKDSDSAHAGYSGKNTAYLASIIEDVYRQYPADVVLLHSGHNSFSKDKPVPGILRDTDSIVRTIIQINPRATILIAQVITAGKLPKYDYIPELNKKLADYVKYSEFADNMVLVDQDNGFDWTTDTVGDKVHPNVNGAKKMAAHWLEGIKNLSN; encoded by the coding sequence ATGATGAAATTTCTAAGTATCTTTATTTGCCTCATGAGTATGTGTGGAAGCTTACATGCGAGCCCTCCCGTAGAAATCACTGTGCTTGCCTTAGGTGATTCGATCACCGAAGGCGGCGAGCACTTTGTTTGCTACCGAAAATTTCTTTCGAAGATGCTAAAGGCCCAGAGAATGCCATATACATTTATCGGCCCAAAGAAAGATAGCGATTCGGCACATGCGGGGTATAGCGGCAAAAACACTGCGTATCTTGCTTCAATTATTGAAGATGTTTATCGGCAGTATCCCGCCGATGTCGTCCTGCTGCACTCCGGACATAATAGCTTTAGCAAAGACAAACCAGTGCCGGGTATTCTACGGGATACGGATTCTATTGTGCGTACGATTATACAGATCAATCCAAGAGCGACGATCCTGATCGCTCAAGTGATCACAGCAGGGAAGCTACCGAAATATGATTACATTCCTGAGTTAAATAAAAAGTTGGCCGATTACGTGAAGTATTCGGAATTTGCCGATAATATGGTGCTGGTCGATCAAGATAATGGATTCGATTGGACGACTGACACCGTGGGAGACAAAGTGCATCCTAACGTGAATGGTGCCAAGAAAATGGCTGCCCATTGGCTTGAAGGGATCAAAAATCTCAGTAACTGA
- the qatA gene encoding Qat anti-phage system ATPase QatA, whose translation MISYNLMFFNDNETDVDLLQYEPIAVSVIALLDNAGNEPISIGLHGDWGAGKSSVLAMVQANLASKKKTLCLKFNSWTFQGFEDAKLVLLESLINGILDARPKSVKVKEQAKGLLKQINWLKVAKHAGGLAYNVATGLPSPQQIGGLSNFAKSLLAKGHDAITTTDMDAILCTAKELVSTPDHSASTVPSQVHEFRRDFTTLLDEAGIEKLVILVDDLDRCLPITIIETLEAIRLFLFVERSAFVIAVDETMVEYAVRQHFPDLPGRISPQVYSRNYLEKLIQVPFRIPALGSSETRTYITLLLIEQQLNAEEFAPYLELARKLLMMPWISNGLDRAKIEESIGDVPSKINSSLTLAAQLTPLLTAGTKGNPRQIKRFLNTLILRESIAEARGFNKMIKRPILAKLMLLERFALDEYEQLIAMIATSRDGKPEQIKMLEKGNTKRGTLGDSEPVANWSKNPTVQQWLDLDPKLGGIDLRPYAFVTRDKRMFSGVNGGLGIHEALYEKLKGGALSASGQREAVKKLVDADARAIFDTLREDVLKESSLASKPNEMEGLILLAESHPNLQLPLIDILKSRTPSDLGAWVVSGWNKAFSSEPAQAAFKRLYKTWMNQTENKALRKSATATAKINKIET comes from the coding sequence TTGATATCTTACAACTTGATGTTCTTCAATGATAATGAAACTGACGTAGATTTGCTCCAGTATGAGCCGATTGCCGTCTCAGTGATTGCTCTCTTGGATAATGCTGGTAACGAGCCCATCTCGATAGGATTACACGGAGATTGGGGGGCTGGTAAATCGAGTGTATTAGCTATGGTTCAGGCGAACCTAGCATCTAAGAAGAAGACGCTTTGTCTTAAGTTTAATAGTTGGACTTTTCAAGGCTTTGAAGACGCTAAACTGGTGCTGTTAGAGTCTCTGATTAATGGGATCCTTGATGCTCGCCCAAAATCAGTGAAAGTCAAAGAGCAGGCTAAAGGTCTATTGAAGCAGATTAATTGGTTAAAAGTCGCAAAACATGCTGGAGGCTTGGCGTATAATGTGGCTACGGGACTACCATCACCACAGCAAATTGGAGGTTTGTCGAATTTTGCGAAATCACTTTTAGCAAAGGGACACGACGCTATCACGACGACTGATATGGATGCGATTTTGTGCACCGCAAAAGAACTGGTGAGCACTCCCGATCATAGCGCTTCGACAGTCCCAAGCCAAGTCCATGAGTTTAGGCGAGATTTTACGACGCTGCTTGATGAGGCGGGTATTGAGAAGCTGGTTATATTAGTCGATGATCTGGACCGTTGTTTGCCCATCACAATTATCGAAACTTTGGAGGCGATACGGCTTTTTCTTTTTGTTGAGCGCTCTGCTTTCGTGATTGCGGTAGATGAAACTATGGTGGAATACGCCGTGAGGCAGCACTTTCCCGATTTGCCCGGAAGAATCTCGCCGCAGGTTTACTCTCGTAACTATTTGGAAAAGCTCATTCAGGTGCCTTTCCGCATTCCCGCCTTGGGCTCATCCGAAACTCGGACTTATATTACTTTGCTGCTGATCGAGCAGCAATTGAATGCTGAAGAATTTGCGCCATATCTTGAACTTGCCCGCAAGCTATTGATGATGCCTTGGATTTCAAATGGCTTAGACCGGGCAAAAATCGAAGAATCCATTGGGGATGTGCCGTCTAAAATCAATTCGTCATTAACTCTGGCGGCTCAATTAACGCCTCTACTCACAGCGGGAACAAAGGGTAATCCTAGGCAGATCAAGCGTTTTCTTAATACGCTTATATTACGAGAATCAATTGCCGAGGCGCGTGGATTCAATAAGATGATCAAGCGTCCGATTCTTGCCAAGCTAATGCTGCTCGAAAGGTTTGCGCTGGATGAATATGAACAGTTGATTGCGATGATTGCTACATCACGTGATGGTAAACCCGAGCAGATAAAAATGCTGGAAAAGGGTAATACGAAGCGGGGAACTTTGGGTGATTCCGAGCCGGTTGCAAATTGGTCGAAAAACCCTACCGTTCAGCAATGGCTCGACCTTGATCCAAAGCTAGGAGGCATTGATTTACGACCGTATGCATTTGTCACTCGGGATAAGCGGATGTTCTCTGGCGTCAATGGAGGGCTGGGAATACATGAAGCGCTTTATGAGAAGCTAAAGGGGGGCGCCCTGAGTGCGAGTGGTCAAAGAGAGGCCGTTAAGAAGTTGGTCGATGCGGATGCGCGCGCGATTTTTGACACACTGAGAGAAGATGTCCTGAAAGAATCCAGTTTAGCATCTAAGCCTAACGAGATGGAGGGACTTATTTTGTTGGCGGAGAGTCATCCGAACTTGCAATTGCCACTCATTGACATTCTGAAATCGAGAACTCCGTCGGATCTCGGAGCATGGGTTGTCTCTGGCTGGAATAAGGCGTTTTCGTCGGAACCTGCCCAAGCTGCGTTTAAGCGGTTATACAAGACTTGGATGAATCAAACTGAGAACAAAGCACTCAGGAAGAGTGCGACTGCGACGGCTAAAATCAATAAAATCGAGACTTAG
- the qatB gene encoding Qat anti-phage system associated protein QatB, translated as MGTSAASSGPKNDSPLIPTWCGELPGIDGLDPIDVPEGGSDEPNGEGKAELPPISLPPDAKRFRAPRASLTSFSRTGNSNTLNRALSEYVGSASGGARTAAHRMAGPQRTASKILSFAQAVASVGTPEALKQFGLKDCQGKPVDEILPLLIDALCLDPGGSIDEGIARDALADAIADLSEQGLDMADEFSEEQLRELFIGFVSNSIKDRVINDVGVNCLAVPDDTLAVQGIEATLSAVISGCVRDAVGGPLSDFGSIGSQQLTKITHEIYEAAYHLLGQLTTE; from the coding sequence ATGGGTACTTCTGCAGCTTCATCTGGGCCAAAGAATGATTCGCCTCTGATTCCAACTTGGTGTGGCGAATTGCCAGGCATCGATGGGCTCGATCCTATCGATGTGCCAGAAGGTGGTTCCGATGAGCCTAATGGAGAGGGGAAAGCTGAGCTACCTCCAATTTCTTTGCCGCCTGATGCAAAAAGGTTTCGGGCACCTCGCGCGAGTCTCACTTCTTTTTCTCGCACTGGGAATAGCAACACACTCAATCGTGCGTTAAGTGAGTATGTCGGCAGTGCTAGTGGGGGAGCACGCACTGCCGCGCACCGAATGGCAGGGCCTCAGCGCACGGCCAGCAAGATTCTTTCTTTCGCTCAGGCTGTGGCTTCTGTGGGAACGCCTGAAGCACTGAAGCAATTTGGCCTTAAAGACTGCCAAGGAAAACCAGTTGATGAAATACTCCCTTTACTCATCGATGCCCTCTGTCTTGATCCCGGTGGCTCTATTGATGAAGGGATTGCAAGGGATGCTCTGGCGGATGCAATTGCAGATCTTAGCGAGCAAGGTCTGGATATGGCGGATGAGTTTTCTGAGGAACAGCTGCGAGAGCTCTTTATTGGCTTTGTTTCGAATTCGATAAAAGATCGGGTTATCAATGATGTTGGGGTTAACTGTCTTGCCGTACCTGATGATACACTCGCAGTCCAAGGCATTGAAGCAACCCTTTCAGCAGTCATATCCGGCTGTGTCAGGGATGCTGTCGGTGGTCCACTTTCTGATTTTGGCAGTATAGGCAGCCAGCAGCTCACTAAAATCACACATGAGATTTACGAAGCTGCATACCATTTGCTCGGGCAGCTAACAACAGAATAA